Proteins from a genomic interval of Hoplias malabaricus isolate fHopMal1 chromosome 13, fHopMal1.hap1, whole genome shotgun sequence:
- the phospho1 gene encoding probable phosphatase phospho1, translating into MRDSVFNCCFAPPHPPPGRWDEPHLNGNRTEAPPPNDRRFLIFFDFDETLVDECSDDAVVNAAPGGTLPGWLKDTYRPGRYNEYMQRVLAYLSERGVTPRTIINTIEQLPPCPGIPALLRFLMSRPPRDFEIVCVSDANTVFIEAWLQRLGFRKLFMRIFANPAHFDENGQLQLRPFHSHSCLRCPMNMCKAEILRQYTAQRVRERGGRRYQRVLYVGDGANDFCPSLTLSPGDTAFPRRDFPMHRLIQEIEEAKPGEYKANVVPWSSGEDVINRLRKIVEERP; encoded by the coding sequence ATGCGGGATTCCGTCTTTAACTGCTGCTTTGCTCCGCCCCATCCTCCTCCAGGCAGATGGGATGAACCTCATTTGAATGGCAACAGAACAGAGGCCCCACCCCCTAACGACCGCCGCTTCCTGATTTTTTTCGACTTTGATGAGACACTGGTGGATGAGTGCAGTGATGATGCAGTGGTGAACGCTGCCCCTGGGGGCACCCTGCCTGGCTGGCTGAAAGATACGTATAGACCAGGCAGGTATAATGAGTACATGCAGCGGGTCCTGGCCTATCTGTCTGAGCGAGGGGTCACTCCCAGGACCATCATCAACACAATAGAGCAACTCCCACCATGTCCGGGCATCCCAGCGCTGCTGCGCTTCCTGATGTCCCGTCCACCACGAGATTTCGAAATTGTCTGCGTGTCTGATGCCAACACTGTCTTCATCGAGGCCTGGCTGCAGAGACTGGGATTCCGTAAACTCTTCATGCGCATCTTTGCTAACCCCGCCCACTTTGATGAAAATGGACAGCTGCAGCTCCGCCCCTTCCATTCCCACAGCTGTCTGCGGTGCCCAATGAATATGTGCAAGGCAGAGATCTTGAGACAGTACACAGCTCAGAGAGTTCGAGAGAGAGGTGGTCGGCGATACCAGAGGGTTCTGTATGTTGGAGATGGAGCCAATGATTTCTGTCCATCTTTGACCCTGTCGCCTGGGGATACAGCCTTTCCTCGACGTGACTTCCCCATGCACCGGCTGATCCAGGAGATTGAGGAAGCCAAACCCGGCGAATACAAGGCCAATGTGGTGCCATGGAGCAGTGGGGAAGATGTCATAAACAGGCTCAGGAAAATAGTGGAGGAAAGGCCTTAG
- the tmem11 gene encoding transmembrane protein 11, mitochondrial isoform X2, translating into MAAAECYIVHEIYNGENAQEQFEYELEQALEAQYRYIVIEPTRIGDETARWVAVGNCLHKTAVLAGAACLLTPLALPADYSRYVALPAGALSLACAALYGISWQFDPCCKYQVEYDSQKLSRLPLHTLTSSTPVVLVRRDDVHRKRLHNTIALAALAYCVKKIYELYSV; encoded by the coding sequence ATGGCGGCAGCAGAGTGTTACATCGTTCATGAGATCTACAATGGAGAAAATGCGCAGGAGCAGTTCGAGTATGAGCTGGAGCAAGCACTGGAGGCTCAGTACCGTTACATTGTGATCGAGCCGACACGAATCGGAGATGAGACGGCCCGCTGGGTGGCCGTGGGGAACTGCCTGCACAAGACGGCCGTGTTGGCAGGTGCCGCCTGTCTCCTGACACCTCTGGCACTCCCAGCCGACTACTCACGCTACGTGGCGCTGCCGGCTGGCGCGCTCAGCCTGGCCTGTGCTGCTCTCTATGGCATCTCCTGGCAGTTTGACCCATGCTGCAAGTACCAGGTGGAGTACGACAGTCAGAAGCTGTCCCGGCTGCCGCTACACACGCTCACTTCATCCACGCCTGTGGTGCTGGTGCGGCGGGATGACGTGCACAGAAAGAGACTGCACAACACGATAGCACTGGCCGCCTTGGCTTACTGCGTCAAGAAGATCTACGAACTGTACTCCGTATGA
- the tmem11 gene encoding transmembrane protein 11, mitochondrial isoform X1: protein MASLGRRRGVPVSRERGVMAAAECYIVHEIYNGENAQEQFEYELEQALEAQYRYIVIEPTRIGDETARWVAVGNCLHKTAVLAGAACLLTPLALPADYSRYVALPAGALSLACAALYGISWQFDPCCKYQVEYDSQKLSRLPLHTLTSSTPVVLVRRDDVHRKRLHNTIALAALAYCVKKIYELYSV from the exons ATGGCGTCGTTGGGAAGGAGGCGCGGTGTCCCAGTGAGCAGGGAGAG GGGAGTGATGGCGGCAGCAGAGTGTTACATCGTTCATGAGATCTACAATGGAGAAAATGCGCAGGAGCAGTTCGAGTATGAGCTGGAGCAAGCACTGGAGGCTCAGTACCGTTACATTGTGATCGAGCCGACACGAATCGGAGATGAGACGGCCCGCTGGGTGGCCGTGGGGAACTGCCTGCACAAGACGGCCGTGTTGGCAGGTGCCGCCTGTCTCCTGACACCTCTGGCACTCCCAGCCGACTACTCACGCTACGTGGCGCTGCCGGCTGGCGCGCTCAGCCTGGCCTGTGCTGCTCTCTATGGCATCTCCTGGCAGTTTGACCCATGCTGCAAGTACCAGGTGGAGTACGACAGTCAGAAGCTGTCCCGGCTGCCGCTACACACGCTCACTTCATCCACGCCTGTGGTGCTGGTGCGGCGGGATGACGTGCACAGAAAGAGACTGCACAACACGATAGCACTGGCCGCCTTGGCTTACTGCGTCAAGAAGATCTACGAACTGTACTCCGTATGA
- the natd1 gene encoding protein NATD1: MAQSAQMNVVEINSPIRVEHDKKRRQFSIRLNGSYDRAVLLYEYVGKKTVDLQHTEVPDAYRGRGIAKHLAKAAMDFVVEEDLKAHLTCWYIQKYVKENPHPQYLEHIIH, encoded by the exons ATGGCCCAATCCGCGCAGATGAACGTTGTCGAAATCAACAGCCCCATCCGCGTCGAGCACGACAAAAAACGGCGTCAGTTCAGCATCCGTCTCAACG GTTCTTATGATAGGGCAGTGCTGCTGTATGAATATGTGGGGAAGAAAACAGTGGACTTGCAACACACTGAGGTTCCGGATGCCTACAGAGGACGGGGCATTGCCAAGCACCTGGCTAAG GCTGCGATGGATTTTGTGGTTGAGGAAGACCTCAAGGCTCACCTGACCTGCTGGTACATTCAAAAGTATGTTAAAGaaaacccccacccccaatacCTGGAGCATATCATCCACTGA
- the dhrs7b gene encoding dehydrogenase/reductase SDR family member 7B, with protein MERITGAGVGTLAVGAVGLLILLRLIMKTRGRQILQDKVVVITGASSGLGKECARTFHAAGARLILCGRDQKRLQEVVQELRAATDGQKKTYTPCTVTFDLAETDTVTRAAVEILKCHGHVDVLINNAGISYRGNILDTHVSVQRDVMETNYFGPVALTQAILPAMVERRSGHIVAISSVQGKIAIPNRSAYAASKHATQAYFDCLRAEVERFGLQVSVISPGYIRTNLSVNAVTGDGSKYGVMDKTTESGWDPAEVAQAVLKAVCYRQKDVLLAGPLPTLAVYLRTLWPSAFFRVMASRAKKEQRIKQQ; from the exons ATGGAGCGCATCACAGGGGCAGGGGTGGGGACGCTTGCTGTAGGTGCAGTTGGGCTGCTGATTTTATTGAGATTGATCATGAAAACGAGGGGCAGACAGATTCTCCAGGACAAAGTTGTGGTCATCACTGGAGCCAGTTCTGGTTTGGGGAAAG AATGTGCTCGAACCTTTCATGCTGCAGGGGCAAGGCTTATCTTGTGTGGAAGAGACCAGAAGAGACTGCAGGAGGTTGTTCAGGAGTTAAGAGCTGCAACAGATGGTCAGAAGaag ACTTATACACCCTGCACAGTGACCTTTGACCTCGCGGAAACAGACACAGTTACCAGGGCAGCAGTGGAGATTCTGAAGTGCCATGGTCATGTGGATGTCCTCATAAACAATGCAGGTATTAGTTACCGTGGCAACATCCTGGACACCCATGTCTCTGTGCAGAGGGATGTTATGGAGACCAACTACTTTGGCCCCGTTGCCCTGACTCAAG ccATTCTTCCCGCAATGGTGGAAAGACGCAGTGGACACATAGTAGCAATCAGCAGTGTTCAGGGAAAGATTGCCATCCCTAATAGATCTGCTT ATGCGGCATCCAAACACGCCACACAGGCCTATTTTGACTGTCTTCGAGCAGAGGTGGAACGATTTGGTTTACAGGTGTCAGTCATCAGTCCTGGATACATTAGGACTAACCTGTCAGTCAACGCTGTCACTGGAGATGGATCCAAATATGGAG TAATGGACAAGACCACAGAGTCTGGATGGGATCCAGCGGAGGTGGCTCAAGCCGTCCTGAAAGCTGTCTGTTACAGACAGAAAGACGTACTCTTGGCTGGCCCTCTGCCCACTCTGGCCGTCTACCTCCGCACCCTCTGGCCTTCTGCCTTTTTTAGAGTCATGGCCTCTCGCGCCAAGAAAGAACAGAGGATAAAACAACAGTAA